The Coturnix japonica isolate 7356 chromosome 9, Coturnix japonica 2.1, whole genome shotgun sequence genomic interval TTAAAATGAGACTGTGCTCTATGAGAGTGCCAGGATGTGATCATTCCAACTAAGCTGAATCAATGGGGAGCTGTTACAGAAAGGGGAGGGGTGCCCAAAAGATGCAGCTTCCCCCTTTAACCTCACACACTCACCTGTGGCAGACCTGGTGCTTCTTTAACCCCATGGTCAGCTCAGGGATCCCCTTGGTTGGGAGGGACGGGGATCAAACCCCTGCAAGGTGTCAGTTCTGTCTGTGCAGCTCCTTGAAGCAGCACATCGCAGTGCCCAAAGTCACAGCTGCAAAACACCACAGGAACACAGGAAGGGAGCTGCCCTTTTTGGAGTAGATAAGTAGTAGTCAGACTTAATTCCATCAGGCAGCACCCTCAGGTTGCTGTGCATATTATGTATGCAGGGCATCCGTGGGATTTACTGCATCAAGAAACACTAAACAGGCAAAATAATACTTCAGTTTTAGGATTTAGCACAAATGCTTGTGCTGAAGCATCTTCCTTGTTCTAAATCTGATTCTGTTACATCAATACAAAGAATACTGTAACACTGGTGTCCGTATGGTGACTGATACAGTGACAGAGAGGAGGGGCTGAAATTGCAAGAGCATAAaggttcatagaatcattaaggtaaAACCACATTGAAGCAGATGAAGTTCCACTCCAGTAACTTCTCTCCAGCAGATGAGTTAAATGCCTGTTTTCAGTAGCACAGCCCACAAATCTGAGATAAGAACTTCTAATGCATATCTCATATGAAGAGGATGAAGCTCAAATTGGTTTCTGGTCTCTGGGTTCATCCTTTCTCATCAGGAAAATGAGGCAAACTTCTCAGAAACACCACAGGGACTGAATGATTCTGATCTTGGTATTGATGGCTATACTGAGCATGAAGGGAGAATGGAGGAGCTCACAACAGCCTGTGCTGAGTGCAGGACCTTGAAGGGGAAGGTCTGACAGCACATCTGGGCAGAGTCAAAGGGAAAACATCAAATATTCTAAAGATCTAAaggctctgctgagctgtgcctaTCTGAAGGATGTACAGTCCTAACTGACTTCTCCAGTTCTCACTGAATAGGAAGGATAGTTGTGGTGGATCTTCCATTGATAAGTGTGGAAATATCAAAGTCTCATTCTTGAGCAGGACACTGCATTTGGAAATAGCGGCTCTGACTGTACCGGGGATTATAACCCAAAAGTGACAGTCACTGCAGGTGCGATTGTTTGTGTGCTGCCCTATCACCTGGCAGAGGGTGTCCTCTTTGGACCCAGCCATATCAATCACTTCTACATACGTGTCTTTCTTTTCGATATTTAGCAGGGACCTTGGAGGCATGTAGGTATGAGCAAAGAGCAGAGTATAGTGCCTGGGGTGGTCTGAGGACTGCAAAGAATGCACAACATGCTCCAAGTGAAACAAACACGGTATCAGCCCCGCCTGGTGCAGGCATCCAAACAGGAAAGCCCCgagaacattaaaaatgataatgatTGTTTTCCACTTCACAGCTCTATTGTGTGATGCGCCGAACAGGACTAATGGTAAGATGAGAGGGATGAGAAAGCGAGGCTCTTGGTGGCTGAACAGGGAGAGAAGTGccaaaggaacaaaataaaacagcagcagcatcgACTGGCCCTCGGAGTGCACCGATAACCTGGGTGACCCTCTATTACTACACCATCCCACCCGCATTAACCGGCGGATGTATTTCTTTAgcatctgaaaagcagcattaatgGCCAGAAGATGTAAGATCCCAAAGAGCATGACTCCGTTCACTATAAAATGCGTCACTCGGGGGTGACTTCCATGCTGCGCAAGGTTACGAGAGTCGAGATTGTAGCAGAGAAAGTTGAAAGGggtcagcacagctctgtgattTAACTGAGCTATAACATCCAACAGGCTGCTGTTTGTGGAGCTGAAAAGGCCGTCCAAGCCCACGGAGGTAAAATACACGGTGTCGGCTGCTATGAAAACAACAGCGGTAAAACATGCGCAGGTGATCAGTTTTAAGAAGGGGTTTATGAGAGTTTTAATGCTCCTTTGGGAGCCAGTGTTTAAACCCGCCCAGTAGAGCAGGGGCATGAGAGCAAACGCCAGGAAGGTCGGCCTGTTGAAAAAGCCCGCAGCCACCACCACACCTATCAGAGAGCTGCATTTCGGCTTcgtgcagctgctgcctggtgtTCTGGAGCAAACTAACaccagcagaaaagcaaagagaaatccTTCGAGTGTGTTGGTGAACGGCCTCGTGTAAAACACCAGAGTGACGTAGGATCCTGCAAGGAGGAGCAGCGCTGCCCACGGATCCGCTCCCCAGAGAGGAGCCAATCGGTGCACGCTGTAGTCAAGTACGAAAGAAAAGACAGTGAGGAGAAGGCGAGGAGCCACGAGAAGGCTGTAGCTGCTGACACAAGGCGAGCACACATCCAGCCGCTGCAAAGCCTTCAGCACCCAGTAGGCAAATCCAGAGgtcagcaaagggaaaacagctgttctgcagggagagctggaaAGGAATTCCCAGGGATAATAGACCTGTAGGTTTAAAATGTCTcctacaaaggaagaaagaaagaaaggaaggaagaaaaaagcaaacgCGGCTGTTTTATTCACTAATTCATCATCGGGGTCGGTGTAAGAGGCGCTGTGTCTAtgagcagcctccagcacaaCAACCCTCCGTTCTTTGCGCATCGTGCACCGGTCCCTCCCGCCCCGCTCTACCCCGGggctccccccgcccctcccgccCCGTTACCTGCCATGACCTCGGGCGATTGGAAGAACTCATCGGGGTGCAGGTACCCGACCTGCGGCAGCACGCACCACCCCGCCCGCAGCGCCAACAGCAGCGCCCACAGCCGCCGCGCCGCCATGTCGGATGCACCTCCAGCCGCCAGGGGGCGCTCGGTGCCGGCCGGGGGAGCCGCAGAGGGAGCCGAGTGCGCAGGCACGGAATGACTCGAGTTGTGCATCCCAGCGCTGCGCTTTATTGCTCAGCTTATATTTAATTACAGTGAGGTCAGGATAAAAGCAGACATGAAGGAGGCAGAACATTACCAGCAAGGTGGATCTCTAGACAAGACTTTAATACTGCTCTTCCAAGATGTAGAAATTCCTTTACAGATCAGAAAACCAGTATCCATCTAACAGCACACCCGGGAGTCCTTCAACCCAGCGTAATTCAACATCAGCAATGATGGCACAAGTCCTTCCATTTTGCTCTGATCTCACCAGCCATGCTGACACAGGACCAATGGCTTCTGCCTCAAATTCCACTCCACGCGcatgaacagcagcagcttccagtcCCACCCCACTCCCCAGTGAGCAAATGGTATAAGCACCTtgcctgcaaagcagcaggaagaggctTTAAAATGTTAACACGACGTATTatccacacagcagctcatctGAAGAAAAGGTGCTAAGCCAGATGTGGCCTGGAAGTTGCCATTTGGACCACGTTAGCCCAGGCCCTGTATCTGCCCTAGAACAACAAAGGGAACAATAGTAATCACTAGTAGGTGGTGTTGTATCAACTTATTACCTGCCCCAGAGCACTGTGGTGTTTGCATCCCTTCAAGGGACTCAACATATTCACTCCCCAGCCATTCTGCATACGTCCTCTTCTCTTCCAATGGCACTATCCTCACTGCAGAATCCTTAAAGATCAAGTCTTTTCCTTGGTAAGCTGAAGAATCAAACATTTTGAATCCgtttctgttgctgttatttCCAAAATAGTCCTGAAGACAATGCAAAATTATCAGTATCTTGCCAAGAAGAAGTGCCACATTTTTCTAGTACAACATGAGCTGTTTAGTACATAAGAAGTTCACACAACTGCAGACTCTGCATTCGTTTTCAGACACTGCAGTAGGTAACATACAGACTCCTACCATTGGGAATTATAAGAATTTAGGTTCTTGTTACTACCTGGAAAGACTTTATACTTCTATTAGTTCTTCTGTGTAAGCATTACTGTGTAATACAGGGTTGGCTGCACAGGAGTTAACGAAATgactgaaatactgcttttaaattAGATTCCCATTGATACTGAAGCTAAATGCCTGTGGCAGCCTGGCACGGTCTGCCTAGACACATAACTCACTGATAGAATAGTTGTGTCATTATTACCTGAGCTTTGTCCAATAGTCCATACAGAGCAAAAACGTTGATATCTGGGTGAACCATAATGGCCTGAGCTGGCACCTGAGCCAGGTGACACCGAGCAAACTGAGTGACTTCAGCACGGGCCCCATTCCGGCACAGTAACTGGAAATCACTGGACTTCAAGTCACGGGCCCAACTTTCAGTATTCTTACCTAAAAGAAGAAACTAATCACTGTCACTCATTGAGCGCTTTAGAACAAAAAggttcaagaaaaaaaataactgaattgtAATAAAAAGTCAAGTAAAACTAAATACCATCTGTGTTCTCAAACACTGTTGAGTGCTTCACAAAGGCCACATCCCCAGCGTCCTCTGCCAGGCACCTTTATGAAATGAGAGACACAAGTTCAATTCAGAGCATCTTTATTGGGAACGCATCATTTCTAATAACTGATAGATCTAGAAATCAGTTTTTCTTGCATACTTTCCTGCACATAAATCCACTGGGCCccaaagtaaagagaaaaagcaaaccaagaaatgaagcatcttgaaatgagagaaaaaccAACGTCATTGCAAAGTTTATAAATACTTGAAGAATTTCAAGAGAGTAATACAGCAGGAAATAGCTATTACTGGCGATGGGAGAAAGGACAGAGGAAGGTCAATATTAgacaagcaaagaaacagaagataaatgatAATCAGTGCTCCACTCCCCATTTGGTAACAACAGCTTCCATATCTACCCAAAGATTTGGGGCTTTAAAACAGTTAATGTCCCCAGATGTTGATGTTCACTGTTATATGAAGTATTTATTCAATTTTACACTATTTTGGCCTCCTATACCTTTAGGACACAATATTTGAACATAGCTGTTTGTGCTGTATGAAACCTATTATTGCATACCACCACAAATGGTGAGGACAGAGAAGACGCAGTCACAATTCCCTGCTCCGAGCCTGTCATGCTCAGCACACACATTCATAGCCACCCAGTACTGGCTTCTCTCTGCCCATTTCCCTGCTTAAGCTCCTTATGGATGACCTGACCCGAGTGGCAGGCTGTCACACTCAATTAAGCCGGGCTGCAGACTGATGACAACCCATGTGCTCCTCACTAGGTGAGTGCCCACTGCTCTGTAAACAGAAAAGGGGATTTGGCTGTTCCTCATCTGTGTGGCTGTAGGCCAGGATGCTGACAAGAGGCTCTGACATGCGCACACACAGAGACACCTCTCTCTTGCTATGACTGTCACAGCATCTTGCAAAGGGGAAGGCTGCTACTGTTTTTAGCAGGCTGTTCTTATAAGGAATTATGCTTTTTGCTGACTAAGATAGAGAGCAGTACCTCCTTGCACTCTGACAAACAGACTAAACAATAACCACGTGTGCTAATTACCTGAAGGCTCCACTGTAGCTGTAATACTGTTCTTGGCTACTTGCGCTGCATTTGTTGTTTCCACTATTATCTCCAATACAGAGTTGACAGAGCGCTGATGGGTAATTGTCCTGCTCAGCCGAAGGCACGCAGCTGGCAGAGAAAAACTCACTcacagcttaaaataaaaaggacaaatCAATGTAAGTGGAAGATTCTGCACAAGAAAAGGTAGTTCCAGTGTCACGGGGTTATACCAACAGCAGCTTCGGGACACTAGGAACATAAACTGTAGCTGCCTAACTGGAATTCACAAACTAtaactcaaaatattttctaagtaCCACTTAACTGATTACTATTAGTACTATGGTATTACCATATTGCTCCAGCACTAAATAATGTTTGAAAATAAGTGCAATAAAATTCCAGACAATAATTCATCATTTACTGCAATGACATCCCAGAGCTGAAAGTGCCACTTAGAGAGGACAGACAGCTGTAGAGACTGTGTGAGTTTCAGTGACTGTCCTGTTAGTGACACTGACTGGAGTCAGCATCCTCAGGCATGAACAGAGATGGACAGGTGTGGAAGCAGGTTTTTCAGTGATAATAGATGATAAACCAACTTGATTCAAATTTAAAAAGACACTTCATCAATGTatctgaaaatcagaataaacATTTACCAGTTTGATACACTGGAGGGCaatggctgctgctgagatggACCTGGGCTGGCTACAGAAACACATTGATGGGAATCTCAGAGTTCAACAAAGGTGAAAGTAAAACCCTGCTTTAAGCAGGAATAAATCATGAGAGGCTGCAAGGCTGAAAAGCGGCTTGttagaaaaaggcaaaacaaaaggaCCTAGAGGGCAACACACTGACCAAGAGTTGACAGTATACTCTTGTGTCAATGAGGGCTAATAGAAGATACAATAAGGACAATTCTAATTAGATATAcggaaagaaattatttatacCAAAAATGGACAAAAATTAGGGCAAAGGCCCAGAAAGGTTGTAGAATCTCCATCCTCAGAGTTACTCAGTTTTGGTTGGACGTGGCCCGGGACAATGAGATCTAACTGGACAGACTTTGAGCAGCAGGTTGTATTAGATGACTCCTCCAATGTGAATTAAGCAACAACTTTGTGAAAGGAACACTTCCATGTTAGAGGTAACATTCTCAGCATGGCCCCTCTATGTCTAATGCAACATTAAAAAGGCAACAATCCCTCACAAACAAACTGGTTAACTtaacacacagctctgcaataTCAACACTATACTTCCCTAATGAAAATGTATAATTGGACAGTTACTATATGGCACATCTTCTTACCTTGAGGAATATTACAGTCTCTGGGATTAATAAAGCCCTTCTTAATTAGCATGCCAATGGGGATATTCCACCCAGCAGTTCTCCCCAGTCCTGTGTGGCAGGACTTCTT includes:
- the PIGZ gene encoding GPI mannosyltransferase 4 translates to MHNSSHSVPAHSAPSAAPPAGTERPLAAGGASDMAARRLWALLLALRAGWCVLPQVGYLHPDEFFQSPEVMAGDILNLQVYYPWEFLSSSPCRTAVFPLLTSGFAYWVLKALQRLDVCSPCVSSYSLLVAPRLLLTVFSFVLDYSVHRLAPLWGADPWAALLLLAGSYVTLVFYTRPFTNTLEGFLFAFLLVLVCSRTPGSSCTKPKCSSLIGVVVAAGFFNRPTFLAFALMPLLYWAGLNTGSQRSIKTLINPFLKLITCACFTAVVFIAADTVYFTSVGLDGLFSSTNSSLLDVIAQLNHRAVLTPFNFLCYNLDSRNLAQHGSHPRVTHFIVNGVMLFGILHLLAINAAFQMLKKYIRRLMRVGWCSNRGSPRLSVHSEGQSMLLLFYFVPLALLSLFSHQEPRFLIPLILPLVLFGASHNRAVKWKTIIIIFNVLGAFLFGCLHQAGLIPCLFHLEHVVHSLQSSDHPRHYTLLFAHTYMPPRSLLNIEKKDTYVEVIDMAGSKEDTLCQVIGQHTNNRTCSDCHFWVIIPGTVRAAISKCSVLLKNETLIFPHLSMEDPPQLSFLFSENWRSQLGLYILQIGTAQQSL